One Megalops cyprinoides isolate fMegCyp1 chromosome 17, fMegCyp1.pri, whole genome shotgun sequence DNA window includes the following coding sequences:
- the LOC118792219 gene encoding insulinoma-associated protein 1a-like has protein sequence MPKGFLVKRNKKATAVSYRIRSDEEDQEQIQDLKNQNDASPPASPESSSKCAVEASPNNEADTTVSRQDAKPVQFGIPEAVYQALYSPTRPVSKDHERTYFERHFNLGSPISAESFPTPAVHSNLDQLLFAPVDLKIGTSNSNQNVTTSTIPTAITKNSTKRPFSDPERKGKSISKKTKVIRKLHFEDEVTTSPVLGLRIKEGPVDQKPRQPSTGGNKPLGEFICQLCREEYGDPFALAQHKCSRIVRVEYRCPECDKVFSCPANLASHRRWHKPRPPSTTQVTKSEMVKIPSGDKAVSEEFKDVRPDAASDRDTPSPGLSDSGSEGGLYDCHHCRKKFKRQAHLRKHLLGHSVLLNKILDDQVVSSSLQNAENGETTKEALSSDESQSPSPLNLSSAECHPCPVCGENFPSRVNQEKHLRLLHSSQVFPCKYCPATFYSSPGLTRHINKCHPSENRQVILLQMPVRPAC, from the coding sequence ATGCCAAAAGGGTTTCTAGTGAAACGAAACAAGAAAGCGACAGCCGTGTCCTACAGGATCCGCTCCGACGAAGAGGATCAGGAACAAATTCAAGACTTAAAAAATCAAAACGATGCATCCCCTCCCGCATCGCCCGAATCCAGCTCCAAATGCGCCGTGGAGGCATCACCAAATAATGAAGCGGACACGACCGTCTCAAGGCAGGATGCAAAACCGGTCCAATTTGGCATTCCGGAAGCAGTGTACCAGGCGCTCTACAGCCCCACCCGGCCCGTCAGCAAAGATCACGAAAGGACATATTTTGAGAGACATTTCAATCTTGGCTCTCCAATTTCTGCCGAATCCTTTCCGACACCTGCAGTGCATTCCAATTTAGATCAACTTTTGTTTGCACCAGTGGACTTAAAAATAGGCACCAGCAACAGCAACCAGAACGTCACCACCAGCACCATCCCTACCGCCATCACCAAGAACAGCACCAAAAGGCCCTTTTCCGACCCCGAACGCAAGGGCAAATCTATATCAAAAAAGACTAAAGTGATCAGGAAACTGCACTTCGAAGACGAGGTGACCACATCCCCGGTGCTTGGTCTGAGAATCAAAGAAGGTCCAGTAGATCAAAAGCCTAGACAACCTTCAACAGGAGGTAACAAGCCTTTAGGAGAATTCATCTGCCAGTTGTGCAGGGAAGAATACGGCGACCCGTTCGCTTTAGCGCAGCACAAGTGCTCTAGGATAGTCAGGGTTGAATACAGATGTCCTGAGTGTGACAAGGTATTCAGCTGCCCGGCAAACCTGGCCTCTCACAGGCGTTGGCACAAACCGAGACCCCCGAGCACTACCCAAGTTACCAAATCTGAAATGGTAAAGATTCCTTCTGGAGACAAGGCTGTATCTGAGGAGTTCAAGGACGTGAGACCCGACGCAGCGAGCGACAGGGATACTCCCAGTCCCGGTTTGTCAGACTCGGGGTCAGAAGGTGGTTTGTATGACTGTCATCACTGCAGAAAGAAGTTCAAACGTCAGGCGCACCTGAGAAAGCATCTTCTGGGACACAGTGTCTTGCTAAACAAAATACTCGACGACCAAGTTGTGTCTTCGTCGCTACAAAACGCGGAAAATGGGGAAACAACCAAAGAGGCGCTTTCCTCCGACGAAAGCCAAAGTCCATCTCCTCTGAATTTAAGCTCCGCGGAGTGCCACCCGTGCCCGGTGTGTGGGGAGAATTTTCCGAGCAGGGTCAACCAGGAGAAGCACCTGCGCCTCCTGCACTCGTCCCAGGTTTTTCCCTGCAAGTACTGCCCCGCCACGTTCTACAGCTCCCCGGGGCTGACGCGACACATCAACAAATGCCACCCCTCGGAAAACAGGCAAGTCATCCTCCTTCAGATGCCCGTGCGACCCGCCTGCTAA